Proteins encoded in a region of the Streptococcus sanguinis genome:
- a CDS encoding DUF3169 family protein: MKEQKRISTQQRVLYNVLIFLAGALIGGLSILFSETGLLKNISWSTIFSVQLLRQLGRAGLIILYPLVFFLIYRTRKYNEAYEKEADEDKNYEWYRLTFKNLEYATIVFNISSAIVLFTILVGVVFIGNITNHKSPLQWSLIDYAIAFLYIILQVVFLKTVQKVRHYKLSAFPTTEEIKEFALSYDESELQANYEQCYLILFNVNQRLLPALYVILGIVGTFTPLNVVSGFAVLLVIHIYINLMYYPMVRKYFK, from the coding sequence GTGAAAGAGCAAAAACGTATATCTACACAGCAAAGAGTTTTATATAATGTCCTTATATTTCTAGCTGGAGCTTTAATAGGTGGTCTGTCTATTTTATTTTCTGAAACTGGTCTGCTAAAAAACATCAGTTGGTCGACTATTTTTTCTGTTCAACTGCTGCGCCAGCTAGGTAGGGCCGGCCTTATCATCCTATATCCCTTGGTCTTTTTCTTGATTTATCGGACTCGTAAATACAATGAAGCCTATGAAAAAGAAGCAGATGAGGATAAGAATTATGAATGGTACCGGCTAACCTTTAAAAATCTGGAATATGCGACTATTGTCTTTAATATCAGCAGTGCTATCGTTCTTTTTACGATTTTAGTTGGAGTTGTTTTTATTGGAAATATCACTAATCATAAGAGCCCTCTTCAGTGGAGTCTTATAGATTATGCGATTGCCTTTCTTTATATTATTTTGCAAGTTGTCTTTTTAAAGACAGTTCAGAAGGTGCGGCACTATAAGCTATCAGCCTTTCCGACTACTGAGGAAATAAAAGAATTTGCCCTCTCTTATGATGAGTCAGAGCTGCAAGCCAATTATGAACAGTGCTATCTTATTCTCTTTAATGTAAATCAGAGACTTCTGCCAGCCCTCTATGTTATTTTAGGGATAGTGGGAACTTTCACCCCCCTTAATGTCGTTTCCGGCTTTGCCGTCCTGCTAGTGATTCATATCTATATCAATCTTATGTATTATCCAATGGTAAGAAAATATTTCAAATAA
- the nrdE gene encoding class 1b ribonucleoside-diphosphate reductase subunit alpha — protein MGLKHLEDVTYFRLNNEINRPINGQIMLHKDKEALEAFFKENVEPNTKQFSSITEKIEYLIEENYLEKEFIQLYSPEYIEELTAFIHAQDFKFKSFMAAYKFYNQYALKTNDGEYYLESMEDRVLFNALYFANGDEAIAKDIANEIIHQRYQPATPSFLNAGRARRGELVSCFLIQVTDDMNSIGRSINSALQLSRIGGGVGISLSNLREAGAPIKGYEGAASGVVPVMKLFEDSFSYSNQLGQRQGAGVVYLNVFHPDIIAFLSTKKENADEKVRVKTLSLGVVIPDKFYELARKNEEMYLFSPYSVEREYGVPFAYLDITEKYDELVANPNITKTKIKARDLETEISKLQQESGYPYVVNIDTANRSNPIDGKIIMSNLCSEILQVQEPSLLNDAQEYLHLGTDVSCNLGSTNVVNMMTSPDFGKSIRTMTRALTFVTDSSHITAVPSIDNGNSLAHTFGLGAMGLHSYLAQQLIDYGSAEAVEFTSIYFMLMNYWTLVESNNIARERGVTFHNFEKSDYANGTYFDKYLTGEFVPKSDRVKELFAGIFIPSAEDWAELRDKVKADGLYHQNRLAVAPNGSISYINDVSASIHPITQRIEERQEKKIGKIYYPAAGLSTETIPYYTSAYDMDMRKVIDVYAAATEHVDQGLSLTLFMRSDIPKGLYEWKKESKQTTRDLSILRNYAFNKGIKSIYYVRTFTDDGGEVGANHCESCVI, from the coding sequence ATGGGACTCAAACATTTAGAGGATGTGACATACTTCCGACTCAACAACGAAATCAACCGTCCGATTAACGGACAGATTATGCTCCATAAGGACAAAGAAGCTCTGGAGGCTTTCTTTAAGGAAAATGTTGAGCCGAACACTAAGCAATTTTCTTCTATTACAGAAAAGATTGAATATTTAATAGAAGAAAACTATTTGGAGAAGGAATTTATCCAGCTCTACTCTCCGGAATACATCGAGGAGCTGACTGCTTTTATCCATGCGCAAGATTTCAAGTTTAAATCTTTCATGGCTGCTTATAAGTTCTACAACCAGTATGCATTGAAGACCAACGATGGTGAATACTATCTGGAAAGCATGGAAGATCGGGTACTCTTTAACGCCCTCTACTTTGCCAACGGAGATGAAGCCATTGCCAAGGATATTGCTAATGAAATCATCCACCAGCGCTATCAGCCGGCTACACCAAGCTTCCTCAACGCTGGTCGGGCTCGTCGCGGTGAATTGGTTTCCTGCTTCCTCATCCAAGTAACAGATGATATGAACTCTATCGGCCGCTCCATCAACTCTGCCCTGCAATTGTCTCGTATCGGAGGCGGGGTCGGTATTTCCCTCAGCAATCTGCGGGAAGCTGGAGCACCTATCAAGGGTTATGAAGGAGCTGCGTCTGGCGTTGTGCCTGTTATGAAACTCTTTGAGGACAGTTTCTCCTATTCTAACCAGCTAGGCCAACGTCAGGGAGCTGGGGTTGTTTACCTCAATGTCTTCCATCCAGATATCATCGCCTTCCTTTCTACTAAGAAAGAAAATGCTGACGAAAAAGTTCGGGTTAAAACCCTCTCACTTGGTGTCGTGATTCCGGATAAGTTCTACGAATTGGCGCGCAAGAATGAAGAAATGTACCTCTTCAGCCCATATTCTGTTGAACGCGAGTATGGAGTGCCATTTGCCTACCTTGACATCACTGAAAAATACGATGAATTGGTCGCTAATCCAAATATCACTAAGACCAAGATCAAGGCCCGTGATTTGGAAACAGAAATTTCCAAACTCCAACAAGAATCCGGCTATCCTTATGTCGTAAACATTGATACAGCTAACCGTTCAAATCCAATCGACGGTAAAATCATCATGAGTAACCTTTGCTCTGAAATCCTGCAGGTACAAGAGCCTAGCCTTTTGAATGATGCGCAAGAGTATCTTCACCTAGGAACAGATGTGTCATGTAACTTAGGCTCTACCAACGTTGTCAACATGATGACATCGCCTGACTTTGGAAAATCCATCCGGACTATGACACGCGCCCTGACCTTTGTCACAGACAGTTCACACATCACTGCTGTACCATCTATCGACAATGGTAACAGTCTGGCTCATACCTTTGGTCTGGGAGCTATGGGACTACACAGCTATTTGGCTCAACAATTGATCGACTATGGATCAGCAGAAGCTGTAGAGTTCACAAGCATCTACTTTATGCTCATGAACTACTGGACCTTAGTTGAGTCTAACAATATCGCTCGCGAGCGTGGTGTGACCTTCCATAACTTTGAAAAATCTGACTATGCTAACGGCACTTACTTTGACAAATACCTGACAGGTGAATTTGTACCTAAGTCTGACCGTGTCAAAGAACTCTTCGCTGGCATCTTTATCCCGTCTGCAGAAGATTGGGCAGAGTTGCGCGACAAGGTCAAGGCTGATGGTCTCTACCACCAAAATCGCCTAGCCGTTGCGCCAAATGGCTCTATCAGCTACATCAATGACGTTTCTGCTTCAATTCATCCAATCACTCAGCGGATCGAAGAACGTCAGGAAAAGAAAATCGGTAAAATCTACTATCCTGCTGCTGGTCTGTCAACTGAGACTATCCCTTACTACACCAGTGCCTATGACATGGACATGCGCAAGGTTATCGATGTCTATGCAGCCGCAACTGAGCATGTGGACCAAGGTCTTTCCCTGACTCTCTTTATGCGCAGCGATATTCCTAAAGGCCTCTACGAATGGAAAAAAGAAAGCAAGCAAACAACCCGCGACCTTTCTATCCTGCGTAACTACGCCTTCAACAAGGGTATCAAGTCCATCTACTACGTCCGCACCTTCACTGACGATGGCGGCGAAGTAGGCGCTAACCATTGCGAAAGCTGTGTCATCTAA
- a CDS encoding NADP-dependent glyceraldehyde-3-phosphate dehydrogenase codes for MTQYKNYINGEWKVSENEITISSPINNEILGTVPAMTQAEVDYAMASARAALPAWRALSAVERAAYLHKVADILERDQEKIGEILAKEVAKGIKAAVGEVVRTADLIRYAAEEGIRIHGQVMEGGGFEAASKKKLAVVRREPVGVVLAIAPFNYPVNLSASKIAPALIGGNVVMFKPPTQGSISGLLLAQAFAEAGLPAGVFNTITGRGSEIGDYIIEHKEVNYINFTGSTPIGERIGKLAGMRPIMLELGGKDAAVVLEDADLEHAAKQIVGGAYSYSGQRCTAIKRVIVMESVADKLATLLQAEVEKLTVGDPFDNADITPVIDHASADFIWGLIEDAQEKGASALTEIKREANLIWPALFDHVTLDMKVAWEEPFGPVLPIIRVTSVEEAIQICNQSEFGLQSSVFTNDFPKAFEIAEKLEVGTVHINNKTQRGPDNFPFLGLKGSGAGVQGIRYSIEAMTQVKSIVFDVK; via the coding sequence GTGACACAATATAAAAACTATATAAATGGAGAGTGGAAAGTTTCTGAAAATGAAATTACCATCTCATCTCCTATCAATAATGAGATTTTAGGAACAGTTCCTGCCATGACTCAGGCAGAGGTAGACTATGCTATGGCGAGCGCTCGTGCAGCTTTGCCAGCTTGGAGAGCTCTTTCAGCAGTTGAACGTGCAGCTTATTTGCACAAGGTTGCGGATATTTTGGAGCGTGATCAGGAGAAGATTGGTGAAATCCTTGCTAAAGAAGTTGCCAAGGGGATCAAAGCGGCAGTCGGAGAGGTAGTCCGGACAGCAGACCTGATTCGCTATGCGGCTGAAGAGGGGATTCGTATCCACGGTCAGGTTATGGAAGGCGGTGGCTTTGAAGCTGCCAGCAAGAAAAAACTAGCTGTGGTCCGTCGTGAGCCTGTAGGAGTTGTACTGGCCATTGCACCATTTAACTACCCAGTTAATCTGTCAGCTTCGAAAATTGCTCCTGCCCTTATCGGCGGAAATGTTGTGATGTTTAAGCCACCTACTCAAGGTTCAATCTCTGGTTTGCTCTTGGCTCAGGCTTTTGCTGAGGCAGGTCTGCCTGCTGGTGTTTTCAATACCATCACAGGCCGTGGTTCAGAAATCGGAGACTACATCATTGAGCATAAGGAAGTAAACTACATTAACTTTACGGGTTCCACTCCAATCGGTGAGCGCATTGGTAAGTTGGCTGGTATGCGTCCAATAATGCTTGAATTGGGTGGTAAGGATGCTGCAGTCGTGCTAGAAGATGCTGACTTGGAGCATGCAGCTAAGCAGATTGTTGGTGGGGCATACAGTTATTCCGGCCAGCGCTGTACGGCTATTAAACGTGTCATTGTTATGGAGAGCGTAGCAGATAAATTAGCGACGCTACTTCAGGCAGAGGTAGAGAAACTGACGGTTGGTGATCCCTTTGATAATGCGGATATCACACCAGTCATTGATCATGCATCAGCAGATTTCATCTGGGGCTTGATTGAAGATGCTCAAGAAAAAGGAGCGTCAGCCTTGACAGAAATCAAACGTGAAGCAAATCTCATCTGGCCTGCCTTGTTTGATCATGTGACACTAGATATGAAAGTAGCTTGGGAAGAACCATTTGGTCCTGTTCTTCCGATTATTCGTGTGACTTCCGTTGAAGAGGCTATCCAGATCTGTAACCAGTCAGAATTTGGTCTTCAATCTTCAGTCTTTACAAATGATTTCCCGAAAGCATTTGAAATTGCTGAAAAACTGGAAGTGGGTACTGTACACATCAATAATAAGACCCAGCGTGGTCCAGATAACTTCCCATTCCTTGGTCTTAAGGGGTCTGGAGCCGGAGTGCAAGGGATTCGTTACAGTATTGAAGCGATGACACAAGTGAAATCCATCGTGTTTGATGTGAAATAA
- a CDS encoding diacylglycerol/lipid kinase family protein — MSYQMKRGFLMSKVLLIVNPSSGGEKAKSYEDLAREKLAECFNEVVVKHTEKGGDAAAFAKQAAEDHYDSVFVMGGDGTVNEGISGLAELDYRPTFGFFPLGTVNDLARALSIPLDAEEAIQNLDINKVKPLDIGKINDQYFMNVVAIGTIPESINNVDSEDKTKWGKFAYFISGFKQLMDTSFYEFHLKIDGEERTIKSSTLLIGSTNSIGGFESILPEATVNDGLLHLLYLKDKNLLDTLVSVPDLISGNGEESDNIEYLTFKEITVELADANAELSVNVDGDEGDQLPVTIRVLPSHLNVYC, encoded by the coding sequence ATGAGCTATCAAATGAAAAGAGGTTTCCTTATGTCTAAAGTCCTATTAATTGTCAACCCTAGCTCGGGAGGCGAAAAAGCCAAGTCCTATGAAGACTTGGCAAGAGAAAAGCTGGCAGAATGTTTCAATGAGGTAGTGGTTAAGCATACTGAAAAAGGCGGAGACGCAGCAGCTTTTGCTAAGCAAGCCGCAGAAGACCATTATGATAGCGTCTTTGTCATGGGTGGCGATGGAACAGTCAATGAAGGAATCAGCGGTCTGGCTGAACTAGACTATCGTCCGACTTTTGGCTTCTTTCCACTTGGTACGGTCAATGACTTGGCGCGTGCTCTCAGCATTCCCTTGGACGCTGAAGAAGCCATCCAGAATCTGGATATCAACAAAGTCAAGCCGCTTGATATCGGCAAGATTAATGACCAGTACTTTATGAATGTGGTTGCCATTGGAACTATTCCTGAGTCGATCAACAATGTAGATTCTGAAGACAAGACCAAGTGGGGCAAGTTTGCCTACTTTATCTCTGGCTTCAAGCAGTTAATGGATACTAGTTTTTACGAGTTTCACTTAAAGATTGATGGAGAAGAGCGTACGATAAAGAGCAGTACACTCTTGATTGGCTCTACCAACTCAATCGGAGGTTTCGAGAGTATTCTCCCTGAAGCCACTGTTAATGACGGCTTGCTCCATCTTTTGTATCTTAAGGATAAAAATCTCTTGGACACCTTGGTTTCTGTGCCGGATTTGATTTCGGGTAATGGTGAAGAAAGTGATAATATCGAGTATCTGACCTTCAAGGAAATCACAGTTGAGTTGGCTGATGCAAACGCAGAGCTCAGCGTCAACGTTGACGGAGATGAGGGCGACCAACTGCCAGTGACGATTCGTGTCTTGCCATCTCACTTGAATGTGTATTGCTAA
- a CDS encoding phosphocarrier protein HPr has translation MASKDFHIVAETGIHARPATLLVQTASKFASDITLEYKGKSVNLKSIMGVMSLGVGQGADVKISAEGADADDAIAAISETMEKEGLA, from the coding sequence ATGGCTTCTAAAGATTTCCACATTGTAGCAGAAACAGGTATTCACGCACGTCCAGCAACTTTGTTGGTTCAAACTGCTAGCAAATTCGCTTCAGACATCACACTTGAATACAAAGGTAAATCAGTAAACTTGAAATCTATCATGGGTGTTATGAGTCTCGGTGTTGGCCAAGGAGCTGATGTTAAGATCTCAGCTGAAGGTGCAGATGCAGACGATGCTATCGCTGCAATCTCTGAAACAATGGAAAAAGAAGGATTGGCTTAA
- the nrdH gene encoding glutaredoxin-like protein NrdH, with protein sequence MVTIYSKNNCVQCKMTKRFLDTNHVEYREINLDEQPEFIDHVKDLGFNAAPVIQTATEAFSGFQPGKLKKLS encoded by the coding sequence ATGGTAACTATTTACTCAAAAAACAACTGCGTTCAGTGCAAAATGACCAAGCGCTTCTTAGATACTAATCATGTAGAATATCGCGAAATCAATTTGGACGAGCAGCCAGAATTTATTGACCATGTCAAAGATCTTGGTTTCAATGCTGCTCCTGTGATTCAGACAGCAACTGAGGCATTTTCTGGTTTCCAACCTGGTAAATTGAAAAAACTGTCTTAA
- the nrdF gene encoding class 1b ribonucleoside-diphosphate reductase subunit beta produces MQTYYKAINWNAIEDVIDKSTWEKLTEQFWLDTRIPLSNDLDDWRKLSHKEKDLVGKVFGGLTLLDTLQSESGVDALRKDVRTAHEEAVFNNIQFMESVHAKSYSSIFSTLNTKSEIDEIFAWTNTNPYLQKKAEIINEIYLNGTALEKKIASVFLETFLFYSGFFTPLYYLGNNKLANVAEIIKLIIRDESVHGTYIGYKFQLAFNELPEDEQNKLKEWMYDLLYTLYENEEGYTESLYDTVGWTEEVKTFLRYNANKALMNLGQDPLFPDSADDVNPIVMNGISTGTSNHDFFSQVGNGYLLGEVEAMQDDDYNYGL; encoded by the coding sequence ATGCAAACTTACTACAAAGCCATTAACTGGAACGCTATCGAAGATGTTATCGATAAGTCCACTTGGGAAAAACTGACTGAGCAATTCTGGCTGGATACGCGGATTCCCCTATCCAATGACCTGGATGACTGGAGAAAGCTGTCTCACAAGGAAAAAGACCTGGTCGGCAAGGTCTTCGGTGGCCTGACCCTGCTGGATACCCTCCAGTCTGAGTCTGGTGTGGATGCCCTGCGCAAGGATGTTCGAACAGCCCACGAAGAAGCAGTTTTCAACAACATCCAATTCATGGAGTCCGTTCATGCCAAATCCTACTCTTCTATCTTTTCTACGCTCAACACCAAGTCAGAAATTGATGAAATCTTTGCCTGGACCAACACCAATCCATACCTGCAAAAGAAAGCAGAGATTATCAACGAAATTTACCTGAACGGTACAGCTCTGGAAAAGAAAATAGCCAGCGTTTTCTTGGAAACCTTCCTTTTCTACTCTGGTTTCTTCACTCCGCTCTACTATCTGGGTAATAACAAACTGGCCAACGTTGCTGAGATTATCAAGCTGATTATCCGTGACGAGTCTGTCCATGGAACCTATATCGGCTACAAGTTCCAGCTAGCTTTTAACGAGCTGCCAGAAGACGAGCAGAACAAACTCAAAGAATGGATGTACGACCTGCTCTACACCCTCTATGAAAATGAAGAAGGCTACACTGAAAGCCTGTATGACACAGTCGGCTGGACCGAAGAGGTCAAAACCTTCCTGCGCTACAATGCCAACAAGGCTCTGATGAATCTAGGGCAAGATCCTCTCTTCCCAGACTCAGCGGACGATGTCAATCCTATCGTCATGAACGGTATCTCAACCGGTACTTCCAACCATGACTTCTTCTCCCAAGTAGGTAACGGCTACCTGTTAGGCGAAGTTGAAGCCATGCAGGATGACGACTATAATTACGGTTTATAA
- a CDS encoding helix-turn-helix transcriptional regulator codes for MKLRNRLKELRARDGLNQTELAKLAGVSRQTISLIERGEYTPSIVIALKIAHIFNENVENVFRLVEEAE; via the coding sequence ATGAAATTAAGAAATCGACTCAAGGAGTTGAGGGCGCGTGACGGTCTCAACCAGACAGAACTGGCTAAGCTGGCCGGTGTTTCCAGGCAGACAATCAGCCTTATAGAGAGGGGCGAATATACCCCATCGATTGTGATTGCCCTTAAGATTGCCCATATTTTCAATGAAAACGTTGAGAATGTCTTTCGGCTGGTGGAGGAAGCAGAATGA
- the ptsP gene encoding phosphoenolpyruvate--protein phosphotransferase, which produces MTEMLKGIAASDGVAVAKAYLLVQPDLSFETVSVEDTNAEEARLDAALEASQNELSVIREKAVDSLGEEAAQVFDAHLMVLADPEMVGQIKETIRAKKTNAEAGLKEVTDMFITLFENMDDNPYMQERAADIRDVTKRVLANLLGKKLPNPASINEESVVIAHDLTPSDTAQLDKKFVKAFVTNIGGRTSHSAIMARTLEIAAVLGTNNITELVKDGDVIAANGITGEVIINPTEDQIVAFKAAGEAYAKQKAEWELLKDAQTVTADGKHFELAANIGTPKDVEGVNANGAEAVGLYRTEFLYMDSQDFPTEDEQYEAYKAVLEGMNGKPVVVRTMDIGGDKELPYFDMPHEMNPFLGFRALRISISETGDAMFRTQIRALLRASVHGQLRIMFPMVALLTEFRKAKAVYDEEKAKLQAEGVAVADNIQVGIMIEIPAAAMLADQFAKEVDFFSIGTNDLIQYTMAADRMNEQVSYLYQPYNPSILRLINNVIKAAHAEGKWAGMCGEMAGDQTAVPLLVGMGLDEFSMSATSVLRTRSLMKKLDTKKMQELAQRALTECATMEEVLELEKEYLDFD; this is translated from the coding sequence ATGACAGAAATGCTTAAAGGAATTGCAGCATCTGACGGTGTTGCCGTTGCTAAGGCATATCTATTAGTTCAACCGGATTTATCATTTGAGACTGTTTCAGTCGAAGATACGAATGCAGAAGAGGCTCGTTTGGATGCAGCTCTTGAAGCTTCACAGAACGAGCTTTCTGTTATCCGTGAGAAAGCAGTAGATAGCCTTGGTGAGGAAGCCGCTCAGGTATTTGACGCTCACTTAATGGTACTTGCTGACCCTGAAATGGTTGGGCAAATCAAAGAAACAATCCGTGCGAAAAAGACCAATGCAGAAGCTGGTCTGAAAGAAGTAACGGACATGTTTATCACTCTCTTTGAAAACATGGACGACAATCCATATATGCAAGAGCGTGCGGCAGATATCCGCGACGTGACAAAACGTGTTCTTGCTAACCTTTTGGGCAAGAAATTGCCAAACCCAGCGTCTATCAATGAAGAATCAGTTGTCATTGCTCATGACTTGACTCCTTCTGATACTGCACAGCTGGATAAGAAATTTGTTAAAGCTTTTGTAACCAATATCGGCGGCCGGACAAGCCACTCTGCTATCATGGCGCGTACGCTTGAAATCGCAGCAGTATTGGGAACTAATAACATTACTGAACTTGTAAAAGACGGCGATGTGATTGCAGCTAACGGTATCACTGGTGAAGTGATTATCAACCCAACTGAAGATCAAATCGTAGCATTCAAGGCAGCTGGTGAGGCTTATGCTAAGCAAAAAGCTGAATGGGAATTGCTTAAGGATGCTCAGACTGTGACTGCAGATGGCAAGCACTTCGAATTGGCAGCCAATATCGGTACGCCAAAAGACGTTGAAGGTGTCAATGCTAACGGTGCAGAAGCAGTTGGTCTTTACCGGACTGAGTTCCTTTACATGGATTCTCAAGACTTCCCGACAGAAGATGAGCAGTATGAAGCATACAAGGCTGTGCTTGAAGGCATGAATGGAAAACCAGTGGTTGTTCGGACCATGGATATCGGTGGAGATAAGGAGCTTCCTTACTTCGATATGCCACATGAAATGAACCCGTTCCTCGGTTTCCGTGCTTTGCGTATCTCCATCTCTGAAACTGGCGATGCTATGTTTCGTACACAAATCCGCGCTCTCTTGCGTGCTTCTGTACATGGACAATTGCGCATCATGTTCCCAATGGTAGCCCTTCTGACAGAATTCCGCAAAGCTAAAGCGGTTTATGACGAAGAAAAAGCTAAGTTACAGGCTGAAGGCGTTGCAGTAGCAGACAATATCCAAGTGGGTATCATGATTGAAATCCCAGCAGCAGCTATGTTGGCGGATCAATTTGCCAAGGAAGTAGACTTCTTCTCAATCGGTACCAACGACTTGATCCAGTACACTATGGCAGCTGACCGGATGAATGAGCAAGTTTCTTACCTCTATCAACCTTACAACCCATCTATCCTTCGCTTGATCAACAATGTTATCAAGGCAGCTCATGCTGAAGGCAAGTGGGCAGGTATGTGTGGAGAAATGGCCGGCGACCAAACAGCGGTGCCATTGCTCGTAGGTATGGGCTTGGATGAATTCTCTATGAGTGCGACTTCTGTCCTTCGGACTCGTAGCCTCATGAAGAAGCTGGATACGAAGAAGATGCAAGAATTGGCTCAGCGTGCATTGACTGAATGTGCAACGATGGAAGAAGTTCTTGAGCTTGAAAAAGAGTATCTTGACTTTGATTAA
- a CDS encoding DUF3267 domain-containing protein: MKLLKELDFIHNKKVSLALNITAVLLIFPFLALFTWIAILMYGKGSEVFHFFDLFYLLVLMVIHELIHGFFFKVLGDENTKVKFGFKSGMAYATSPGSRYSRKRMLVIILAPFFLISLALTLIYALHILTAASYIVLASFHAAGCAGDFFLAVAILRQKGDIAVEDTEVGINIYQKENTK, translated from the coding sequence ATGAAACTACTGAAAGAACTTGATTTTATCCATAATAAAAAGGTCAGTCTGGCTCTGAATATAACGGCTGTATTGCTGATCTTCCCTTTTCTAGCCCTCTTTACCTGGATTGCCATTCTAATGTATGGCAAGGGAAGCGAAGTTTTTCATTTTTTTGACTTATTCTACCTCCTTGTTCTAATGGTCATTCATGAGCTGATCCACGGCTTTTTCTTCAAGGTCTTGGGGGATGAAAATACCAAGGTCAAGTTTGGTTTTAAGAGCGGCATGGCCTATGCGACTAGCCCAGGCAGTCGTTACAGTCGGAAAAGGATGCTCGTCATTATCCTGGCACCATTCTTTCTGATTAGCCTAGCCCTGACCTTGATCTATGCCTTGCATATTCTGACTGCGGCTTCTTATATCGTCCTTGCTAGCTTCCATGCAGCCGGCTGTGCAGGAGATTTTTTCCTAGCTGTCGCTATTCTTCGGCAGAAGGGTGATATCGCTGTTGAGGATACGGAAGTCGGTATTAATATTTATCAAAAGGAGAATACAAAATGA
- a CDS encoding CPBP family intramembrane glutamic endopeptidase, whose product MNNFKSIALGLVKWIGLIALSLLINVAPMLFLRLGKSLPIYAEILLVALYLILVFLIFRSLWQRYQKRVPEEKKKFKLSGKDIGFAFLFFFLARVAAIVGVYLNLILSGNSQTSNDSAIQGLGGMMSSQRIFFALLFVATIAFIAPIMEELIFRGFGTAFFFNHNQKVLAALVTSVVFTLPHITQLTEFPIYFALGLVFYLSYARRGNIKDSMLVHILNNLPMAIILLLAMFK is encoded by the coding sequence ATGAACAACTTCAAATCAATTGCTTTAGGACTTGTAAAATGGATAGGCTTAATTGCTCTTAGCCTCCTTATAAATGTTGCTCCAATGCTATTCTTAAGGCTCGGGAAGAGTTTACCTATTTATGCAGAAATCTTATTGGTAGCCTTGTATCTGATTTTAGTTTTCTTGATTTTTCGTAGCTTATGGCAGCGTTATCAGAAGCGTGTGCCTGAAGAAAAGAAGAAATTCAAACTGTCTGGCAAGGACATCGGTTTTGCTTTTCTATTCTTTTTCCTTGCCAGAGTGGCTGCTATTGTCGGTGTTTATCTCAATCTCATCCTGAGCGGCAATTCCCAGACCAGTAATGACAGCGCCATACAAGGGCTAGGGGGAATGATGTCTTCGCAGCGTATCTTCTTTGCCTTGCTCTTTGTTGCAACGATTGCTTTTATCGCTCCTATCATGGAAGAATTAATTTTCCGCGGTTTTGGTACTGCCTTCTTCTTCAATCATAATCAAAAAGTGCTAGCTGCCCTTGTGACCTCCGTGGTCTTTACTTTACCTCATATCACCCAATTGACAGAGTTCCCAATTTATTTTGCACTTGGACTGGTTTTTTATTTATCCTATGCTCGTCGGGGGAATATAAAAGATTCCATGTTGGTTCATATCCTGAACAATCTCCCCATGGCTATAATACTGCTGCTAGCTATGTTTAAGTAA
- a CDS encoding CPBP family intramembrane glutamic endopeptidase, producing MKLKTFFTNFGLYILVLLAYSYIFSTIVVFTIGSLTGGSSQLLILPIFVILASLYSFAMWKWYQKDLKLEIKNTKLTSSIWLPSALLLAFIIFQQLVPIESSANQNAAVELIQQQPAFAFLYMVIFAPILEELLTRGFLAKFLFPNQNSLAKILLYLTVSASFFSLLHMPGNLVQFLVYFILGAIFGLGYLAKKDLRYSMGLHLANNLIAFLLIVFF from the coding sequence ATGAAATTAAAAACTTTCTTTACTAATTTTGGCCTTTATATTCTTGTCCTCTTGGCGTATTCCTATATCTTTTCGACTATAGTTGTCTTCACTATAGGTTCTCTGACAGGGGGATCTTCTCAACTATTGATTTTGCCGATTTTTGTCATACTTGCCAGTCTCTATTCTTTTGCCATGTGGAAATGGTACCAGAAAGATTTGAAGCTGGAAATCAAAAATACCAAGCTGACCAGCTCTATCTGGCTTCCCAGCGCCCTCTTGCTTGCTTTTATCATCTTCCAGCAGCTCGTTCCTATTGAATCTTCTGCCAATCAGAATGCTGCTGTAGAGTTGATTCAGCAGCAGCCAGCCTTTGCCTTCCTATACATGGTAATCTTTGCTCCTATTCTTGAGGAGTTGCTGACGCGAGGATTTTTGGCTAAGTTTCTCTTTCCCAACCAAAATAGCTTGGCGAAAATTCTGCTTTATTTAACTGTATCTGCCAGCTTTTTCTCTCTTCTGCACATGCCGGGCAATCTAGTCCAGTTTCTGGTTTACTTCATCTTGGGAGCAATCTTTGGCTTAGGCTATCTAGCTAAGAAGGACCTGCGCTACTCAATGGGCTTACATCTGGCTAATAACCTAATTGCCTTTCTTCTCATTGTCTTCTTTTAA